A genomic stretch from Candidatus Omnitrophota bacterium includes:
- a CDS encoding helix-turn-helix transcriptional regulator — MDKTIFTKAHKDLVGRLIKARKASKLNQADVAKKLGRTQSYISKIEAGQRRIDVVQLNEFASIYKKNLYYFINK, encoded by the coding sequence AAGACTATCTTTACAAAAGCACATAAAGATTTAGTCGGCCGCTTGATTAAAGCCCGCAAGGCGTCGAAACTAAACCAGGCGGATGTTGCAAAGAAACTCGGCAGGACCCAATCTTATATCTCCAAGATCGAGGCTGGCCAACGCCGTATAGACGTAGTTCAGTTAAACGAATTCGCCTCCATCTACAAAAAGAACCTCTATTATTTCATCAACAAGTAA